Proteins found in one Magnolia sinica isolate HGM2019 chromosome 5, MsV1, whole genome shotgun sequence genomic segment:
- the LOC131246720 gene encoding uncharacterized protein LOC131246720, translating to MEEGNAMAQHQQLLLQQQHQLLLMQQYQQQQQQQQQQHQQQQQQQQQHQQQQQQHHHHQQQQQQQQQQQQQQQQQQQQQHQQLQQAISRFPSNIDAHLRPPGLHRSILQQHQQQQQQQQQQQQQQQQNQPLQQQQQNQHQQKATVRQSSQAELEMAHQDAWRVCHPDIKSPFSSLEDACERLLPYHVVADYEAEEDDRILDSDTTGQMPSRSQQWDHTILTKVAEFTATFEKQVLAFNIISRKRALGEFRSEEKLMIEQALLQEEKQALLELRAEIESREKAGREAAEAKMRMAMVQAEQARAEAQAHAEMIARVPVRGSTVGSQADEAAGHDMATQEQGVNMDEILHGWGGGGQRDDEEPSEDFLNDENEPENGEAGMQDEWREVGELDLNTR from the exons ATGGAAGAAGGAAACGCCATGGCGCAGCACCAGCAACTCCTCCTCCAACAACAACATCAGCTCCTTCTCATGCAACAAtaccagcagcagcaacagcagcagcagcaacaacaccaacagcaacaacagcaacaacagcaacaccaacagcaacaacagcaacaccaccaccaccaacaacagcaacaacagcagcagcagcagcagcaacaacaacagcagcagcagcagcaacaacatcaGCAGCTGCAGCAAGCCATCTCCCGTTTCCCTTCCAACATCGATGCCCATCTACGTCCCCCCGGTCTCCATCGCTCCATCCTCCAGcaacatcaacaacaacaacaacagcagcagcaacaacagcaacagcaacagcagAACCAACCACTGCAACAACAACAGCAGAATCAACACCAGCAGAAGGCGACCGTTCGTCAAAGCAGCCAGGCGGAGCTGGAGATGGCCCACCAGGACGCGTGGCGCGTCTGCCATCCAGACATCAAGAGTCCGTTCTCGTCCCTCGAAGATGCCTGCGAGAG GCTACTTCCGTATCATGTGGTTGCTGACTACGAAGCGGAAGAGGATGACAGGATCCTTGATTCTGATACAACAGGCCAGATGCCCTCGCGCTCTCAGCAGTGGGACCACACCATCCTCACCAAGGTCGCAGAGTTCACTGCCACATTTGAGAAACAGGTCCTGGCCTTCAATATTATATCCCGCAAGCGGGCCCTGGGAGAGTTCCGGTCGGAGGAGAAGCTGATGATTGAGCAGGCCCTCCTGCAGGAGGAGAAGCAGGCCCTGTTAGAGCTGAGGGCGGAGATTGAATCCAGAGAGAAGGCAGGCCGTGAGGCAGCGGAGGCTAAGATGCGGATGGCAATGGTTCAGGCTGAGCAGGCACGAGCAGAGGCGCAGGCCCATGCTGAGATGATCGCACGCGTGCCAGTGAGGGGGAGCACTGTTGGGTCCCAAGCAGATGAGGCGGCGGGCCATGACATGGCGACACAAGAGCAGGGGGTGAACATGGATGAGATACTTCATGGGTGGGGTGGTGGCGGTCAGAGGGATGATGAGGAGCCATCTGAGGATTTcttgaatgatgagaatgagcccgAAAATGGGGAGGCAGGCATGCAGGATGAGTGGCGGGAAGTGGGGGAACTTGATTTGAACACGAGGTAA
- the LOC131246722 gene encoding pentatricopeptide repeat-containing protein At5g14080 → MIASPSAAAAKLFRRSLIAPSIRPPLSSLSFLHHPFSSSSSHTLPIQSLNPLPSLIKTHKSPLSPTLHRSAIAASILHQNPTRAFFSFIQLTLCDRWTDPTTSNSLLAALSSNGHFEFSKIVFDTMVFRKTALSNVGFGVFTNAFSRVMELEKILHLLDETKDRMEGINGSVIAFSIVDSLCRASRFSDASQALEDLRCRGCKPDFMAYWVIIQGFRSIGRVDEVVSISKRKRKLGVAPRMNEYAEYIYGLISEGMIREAKELGEAIVGGDFPINDDVLNALISSVSSVEPNAAIAFLKYMVQKERFPTLSTLRDLSRNLCRNGEIDEMWGVFRILDSKSYFSDLEHYNLMVSFLCTAGRVKEAYSVLKEMRKNSCGPDVSIYNSVMEACCREDLLRPAKKLWDEMFANGCKGNLQTYNILIGKFSEMGEVEEANHLFHHMLEKGVQPDSMTYTSIIEGLCREGMVDLAYEIFNSSLEQDIVLDGSTLNTLVLSICKQGHFIAASKVMRGLAPSNIDSFRSHIVLLKSFAEAGEIDMAIDHIKWIQDTSPLKSGAITSELIASLSSSSKPEPVLQLLHKMKERGLASEDYPWVDLCKESFEW, encoded by the exons CAATCCCCTCCCTTCCCTCATCAAAACCCACAAATCCCCTCTCAGTCCAACCCTCCACCGCTCCGCAATCGCCGCCTCCATCCTCCATCAAAACCCCACCAGAGCATTCTTCTCATTCATCCAACTCACCCTCTGCGATCGTTGGACGGACCCCACCACCTCCAATTCCCTCCTCGCCGCTCTCTCCTCAAATGGGCATTTTGAATTTTCCAAAATTGTATTCGATACGATGGTCTTCCGGAAAACCGCTCTCAGTAACGTCGGCTTTGGTGTTTTCACTAATGCATTCTCCCGTGTTATGGAATTGGAGAAGATCTTGCACTTATTGGATGAAACCAAGGACCGAATGGAAGGGATTAACGGGTCCGTAATTGCATTTTCGATTGTTGATAGTCTCTGTCGGGCATCAAGATTTTCTGACGCTTCACAGGCTTTGGAGGATCTTCGCTGCAGAGGGTGTAAACCCGATTTCATGGCCTACTGGGTCATCATCCAAGGGTTCAGATCGATCGGTAGAGTAGACGAAGTAGTTAGCATTTCGAAACGGAAGAGGAAGCTGGGCGTTGCACCGAGGATGAATGAATATGCTGAGTATATATATGGGTTGATTTCGGAGGGGATGATTCGTGAAGCAAAAGAATTGGGCGAGGCGATCGTCGGCGGGGATTTCCCAATCAATGATGATGTTTTGAATGCGTTGATCAGTTCGGTATCTAGTGTTGAGCCCAATGCAGCCATCGCATTTTTGAAATACATGGTGCAGAAGGAGAGGTTCCCCACTCTCTCGACATTGAGAGACTTGAGTCGGAATCTCTGTAGGAATGGGGAGATCGATGAAATGTGGGGTGTTTTTCGCATTTTGGATTCGAAGAGTTATTTCTCAGATTTGGAGCATTACAATTTGATGGTGTCGTTCTTGTGTACGGCGGGGAGAGTGAAAGAGGCGTATAGTGTTCTTAAGGAGATGAGGAAGAACAGCTGTGGCCCGGACGTTTCAATTTATAATTCCGTGATGGAGGCTTGCTGTAGGGAAGATCTATTGCGGCCTGCCAAGAAGCTGTGGGATGAGATGTTTGCAAATGGGTGTAAGGGGAATTTGCAGACTTACAACATCCTTATTGGTAAATTCTCGGAAATGGGTGAAGTCGAAGAGGCGAACCATCTATTCCATCACATGTTGGAGAAAGGAGTGCAGCCTGATAGTATGACCTACACATCGATAATTGAAGGGTTGTGCAGAGAAGGAATGGTGGATTTGGCGTATGAGATCTTTAATTCGTCTTTGGAACAGGATATTGTTCTTGATGGATCCACATTGAATACATTAGTCCTTTCTATATGTAAACAAG GTCATTTCATTGCAGCTTCGAAAGTCATGCGTGGGCTCGCCCCTTCTAATATAGACAGCTTCAGATCACACATTGTTCTGCTCAAGAGCTTTGCAGAGGCTGGGGAGATTGATATGGCCATTGACCACATCAAATGGATCCAAGATACTTCCCCTCTGAAATCAGGTGCAATAACAAGCGAACTCATAGCATCCCTTTCTTCTTCATCAAAGCCAGAGCCTGTTCTGCAATTGCTTCATAAGATGAAGGAACGGGGCCTAGCTTCTGAAGATTACCCATGGGTTGATTTATGCAAAGAATCGTTCGAATGGTGA